In one Aeromicrobium wangtongii genomic region, the following are encoded:
- a CDS encoding bifunctional 3,4-dihydroxy-2-butanone-4-phosphate synthase/GTP cyclohydrolase II: protein MTEHATVRLDSIERAIEDFRQGKAIVVVDDENRENEGDIIFAASKATPELMAFLVRYSSGLICAPITGEILDRLAIPLMTPHNREKMRTAYTVSIDARDGITTGISAADRARTCRVLADSATEPFELNQPGHIIPLRAKPGGVLERAGHTEAAVDFARLAGLTPAGVIGEVLNDDGTLMRAPELREFADRHDIALVSIEDLQVYRRLHESQVDRLATTRLPTEFGEFTALGYRDRIEGSEHVALVHGDPGTEDVMVRIHSECLTGDVFGSRRCDCGPQLELSMTEITAAGAGVVVYLRGHEGRGIGLLHKLQAYALQDSGSDTVDANLQLGFGEDERDYAAGAQILRDLGITSVRLLTNNPDKTTALEAYGVKVSQRLPLVIAPTEDSLRYLQTKAERMGHDLPGLEENI from the coding sequence ATGACCGAACACGCCACCGTGAGGCTCGACAGCATCGAGCGCGCGATCGAGGACTTCCGCCAGGGCAAGGCGATCGTCGTCGTCGACGACGAGAACCGTGAGAACGAGGGCGACATCATCTTCGCCGCGAGCAAGGCGACGCCCGAGCTCATGGCCTTCCTGGTGCGGTACTCCAGCGGACTGATCTGCGCCCCGATCACCGGGGAGATCCTCGACCGGCTCGCCATCCCGCTCATGACGCCGCACAACCGCGAGAAGATGCGGACGGCCTACACCGTGTCGATCGATGCCCGCGACGGCATCACGACCGGCATCTCCGCCGCGGACCGGGCCCGCACGTGCCGGGTGCTGGCCGACTCCGCGACCGAGCCGTTCGAGCTCAACCAGCCGGGGCACATCATCCCGCTGCGCGCCAAGCCCGGGGGAGTGCTGGAGCGCGCCGGCCACACCGAGGCGGCCGTCGACTTCGCCCGTCTGGCCGGGCTGACGCCCGCAGGCGTCATCGGCGAGGTGCTCAACGACGACGGCACCCTGATGCGCGCCCCCGAGCTGCGCGAGTTCGCCGACCGCCACGACATCGCGCTGGTGTCGATCGAGGACCTGCAGGTGTACCGCCGACTGCACGAGTCGCAGGTCGACCGGCTCGCCACGACCCGCCTGCCCACCGAGTTCGGCGAGTTCACGGCGCTCGGCTACCGCGACCGCATCGAGGGCTCCGAGCACGTCGCCCTGGTGCACGGCGACCCGGGCACCGAGGACGTGATGGTGCGCATCCACTCCGAGTGCCTGACCGGGGACGTGTTCGGGTCACGGCGCTGCGACTGCGGCCCGCAGCTCGAGCTGTCGATGACCGAGATCACCGCCGCCGGCGCCGGTGTCGTGGTGTACCTGCGCGGGCACGAGGGACGCGGCATCGGGCTGCTGCACAAGCTGCAGGCATATGCGCTGCAGGACTCCGGCAGCGACACCGTCGACGCCAACCTACAGCTCGGCTTCGGCGAGGACGAGCGCGACTACGCCGCCGGCGCGCAGATCCTGCGCGACCTGGGCATCACGTCGGTCCGCCTGCTGACCAACAACCCCGACAAGACCACCGCCCTGGAGGCGTACGGGGTCAAGGTCAGCCAGCGGCTGCCCCTGGTCATCGCGCCCACCGAGGACAGCCTGCGCTACCTGCAGACCAAGGCCGAGCGCATGGGCCACGACCTTCCCGGACTCGAGGAGAACATCTGA
- a CDS encoding riboflavin synthase yields MFTGLVEEKGRVTAVEDLGDSVRLMIRGPLVTSDAGHGDSIAVNGCCLTVMTQDGDTFGADVMKESLDKTSLGDLTVGDEVNLERATQVHARLGGHIVQGHVDGTGRILDRTPSEHWEIVRVALPAELAKYLVDKGSITVDGTSLTVVEVVDADPSTGGESWFSVSLIPTTLADTTLGTKTPGDRVNLEVDILAKYVERLLAAKKEDTA; encoded by the coding sequence ATGTTCACCGGACTCGTGGAGGAGAAGGGCCGGGTCACGGCCGTCGAGGATCTCGGCGACTCCGTGCGCCTGATGATCCGTGGACCGCTCGTGACCTCGGACGCCGGCCACGGCGACTCAATCGCGGTCAACGGCTGCTGCTTGACCGTCATGACCCAGGACGGCGACACCTTCGGCGCCGACGTCATGAAGGAGTCGCTGGACAAGACGTCCCTGGGCGACCTGACCGTCGGTGACGAGGTCAACCTCGAGCGCGCGACGCAGGTCCACGCCCGGCTGGGCGGCCACATCGTGCAGGGCCACGTCGACGGCACCGGACGCATCCTGGACCGCACCCCCAGCGAGCACTGGGAGATCGTCCGGGTCGCGCTGCCTGCCGAGCTGGCCAAGTACCTCGTCGACAAGGGATCGATCACGGTCGACGGCACGTCGCTGACCGTCGTCGAGGTCGTCGACGCGGACCCGTCGACCGGGGGCGAGTCCTGGTTCTCGGTCTCGCTGATCCCCACCACCCTCGCCGACACGACGCTGGGCACCAAGACACCGGGCGACCGGGTCAATCTCGAGGTCGACATCCTCGCCAAGTACGTGGAGCGCCTGCTCGCCGCCAAGAAAGAAGACACCGCATGA
- the ribD gene encoding bifunctional diaminohydroxyphosphoribosylaminopyrimidine deaminase/5-amino-6-(5-phosphoribosylamino)uracil reductase RibD, whose amino-acid sequence MATDIEISAMHRALEAAASVQRALPNPRVGCVLLAPDGREIAVGLHRGAGTAHAEVDALAQAGESARGATAVVTLEPCNHTGRTGPCAQALIEAGVARVVFAQIDPDRTASGGASTLRAAGIDVEAGVMAEEATDLNVEWTFAVTSGRPFVTWKYAATLDGLSAAPDGTSKWITSAEARRDVQTFRARADAIVAGTGAVLADDPRLTVRDADDMPLPYDQQPLRVVVGETKIPNYFRVFDRVAPTLMIQSRDPETVLKKLVDNDIRHIWLEGGPRLAGAFWNAGVIDRIIGYMAPAMLGSGRAALEGEATTLADLRPIHIEDLRMIGPDIRIIGTPGRMQREDFD is encoded by the coding sequence ATGGCAACCGACATCGAGATCAGTGCGATGCATCGCGCGCTCGAGGCCGCGGCGAGCGTGCAGCGCGCGCTCCCGAACCCTCGCGTGGGCTGCGTGCTCCTGGCGCCGGACGGCCGGGAGATCGCCGTCGGCCTGCACCGGGGAGCCGGCACCGCGCACGCGGAGGTCGACGCCCTCGCACAGGCCGGTGAGTCCGCCCGTGGTGCGACCGCGGTCGTCACGCTGGAGCCGTGCAACCACACCGGGCGGACCGGCCCCTGCGCACAGGCGTTGATCGAGGCCGGCGTGGCCCGGGTCGTCTTCGCGCAGATCGACCCCGACCGGACCGCGTCCGGGGGAGCGTCGACGCTGCGCGCCGCCGGCATCGACGTCGAGGCCGGGGTCATGGCCGAGGAGGCCACCGACCTCAACGTCGAGTGGACGTTCGCGGTGACGTCCGGCCGTCCCTTCGTGACGTGGAAGTACGCCGCAACGCTCGACGGCCTCAGCGCCGCACCCGACGGCACCAGCAAGTGGATCACCAGTGCCGAGGCGCGCCGCGACGTGCAGACCTTCCGGGCCCGCGCCGACGCCATCGTGGCGGGAACCGGTGCCGTCCTGGCCGACGACCCGCGCCTGACCGTCCGTGACGCCGACGACATGCCGCTGCCCTACGACCAGCAGCCGCTGCGGGTCGTGGTCGGCGAGACCAAGATCCCCAACTACTTCCGGGTCTTCGACCGGGTGGCGCCGACGTTGATGATCCAGTCGCGCGATCCCGAGACGGTGCTGAAGAAGCTGGTCGACAACGACATCCGGCACATCTGGCTCGAGGGCGGTCCGCGACTGGCCGGCGCCTTCTGGAACGCCGGCGTGATCGACCGGATCATCGGCTACATGGCGCCCGCGATGCTGGGCTCCGGCCGGGCCGCCCTCGAGGGCGAGGCCACGACCCTGGCCGATCTGCGCCCCATCCACATCGAGGACCTGCGGATGATCGGCCCCGACATCCGCATCATCGGCACCCCAGGCCGCATGCAGCGAGAGGACTTCGACTGA